A segment of the Zalophus californianus isolate mZalCal1 chromosome 3, mZalCal1.pri.v2, whole genome shotgun sequence genome:
CAGCTGTGAAACTGGTAATGTACTTCACACAGATAGTGTGGTTTTCAGGTGGGGCATCATGATCTAGTTCCAGATCACCATTCATCTCAGCCAGAACATACCAGAGCACTGCAAAGACAAGCCAGTGGACaacaaaagaagcagaaaagaccAACATCATCCAGCGCCAGCGCATGTCCATTAGGATTCCCCAAGCATCTCGCAGATATGCAAGACCTCTTTGAGCACCATCCATTTGAAGTGTGCTGTGGCCATCCTTGGTGACCATCCTCCGGTATCTCTGAGTTAGGAGAGGAGCAATAACTTTGCAATTACTGCCATCCATCTCAGGCTGTAATTTTCTGAAACCAAGAATAAATTAATAAGCTCTTAACTGTTTTAcagttaatattaataaattctgAGACCTCattcactttctcctttttttggaATGCTTCCCTGGCTACTGGGCAGGCTTTCCTGGTCTGAcagctctcttttctcttcatgcAAGGGGACATTTATTGACTAAGCCATTCATTTGCTACCAAATCATGGCTTGCCTCAGGATATCTCTTATTGTTTCCTGG
Coding sequences within it:
- the KCNJ13 gene encoding inward rectifier potassium channel 13 isoform X2 → MDGSNCKVIAPLLTQRYRRMVTKDGHSTLQMDGAQRGLAYLRDAWGILMDMRWRWMMLVFSASFVVHWLVFAVLWCLCGEDCPAKKSSFLNSLYRLSSSSSH